From a region of the Candidatus Limnocylindrales bacterium genome:
- a CDS encoding LysR family transcriptional regulator translates to MRTIDLNQVRLFVRVVDAGSFTAAARAVGLPKSSVSRAVSALERELGIRLIQRTTRRVQATDAGRTYYETVSRALSGIDDASEAVAELKDVPRGTVRITAPADSGHTLLADTVVRFAQSYPEVRIDVSLTQRVVEMVHEGFDLAIRIGKLADSGLVARRMGFVHAGLFASKTYLERKPRPRSIADLAEHECILFRSAGPTVWELVGPSGPESVEVHGALSADDHHMVRDAAAEGQGIALLPIFMCSGQTGDSDLVRVLPMHTTAGVPIHLIHPSAHFIPKRVTLLRDQLLEDIPRLLRV, encoded by the coding sequence ATGCGCACAATCGATCTGAACCAGGTCCGGCTCTTCGTGCGGGTAGTCGACGCGGGAAGCTTCACGGCGGCGGCCCGGGCCGTCGGGCTGCCGAAATCCTCCGTGAGCCGCGCGGTCTCCGCCCTCGAGCGCGAGCTCGGCATCCGCCTGATCCAGCGAACCACCCGGCGAGTGCAGGCGACCGACGCCGGCCGCACATACTACGAGACGGTGTCGCGTGCGCTGTCCGGCATCGACGATGCGAGTGAAGCCGTCGCGGAGCTCAAGGACGTTCCGCGCGGAACGGTGCGCATCACCGCACCGGCCGACAGCGGGCACACTCTGCTTGCGGACACGGTCGTGCGATTCGCGCAGAGCTATCCCGAGGTGCGAATCGACGTGTCACTCACGCAGCGCGTGGTCGAAATGGTCCACGAGGGATTCGACCTTGCCATCCGCATCGGAAAGCTCGCCGACAGCGGTCTGGTTGCTCGCCGCATGGGCTTCGTGCACGCGGGCCTGTTCGCATCGAAGACGTATCTCGAACGAAAGCCCCGTCCTCGCTCGATCGCCGATCTCGCGGAGCACGAATGCATCCTGTTTCGCAGCGCCGGCCCGACGGTATGGGAGCTCGTCGGTCCATCCGGTCCCGAATCGGTCGAAGTACACGGTGCATTGTCCGCCGACGATCATCATATGGTTCGCGACGCAGCGGCCGAAGGGCAGGGGATCGCGCTGCTGCCGATTTTCATGTGCTCCGGCCAGACCGGCGACAGCGACCTCGTGCGCGTGCTGCCCATGCATACGACCGCGGGCGTTCCGATCCATCTCATCCATCCGTCGGCGCACTTCATTCCGAAGCGCGTGACGCTTCTTCGTGATCAGCTTCTGGAGGACATTCCGAGGCTGCTGCGGGTCTGA
- a CDS encoding ATP-binding protein has product MTAFGQTLKSSNGVPTALLIAAVATTAIVVMRWLLDPWLPGQFPFVTTFSAVAAAAYYGGWLPALLSAVFGFIACGLLFTPLAQATPVQQQLVGFGVYAVTCSVLIILAEATRNAQRVMHAEHERLSTTLASIGDGVITTDADARVIYLNGVAEALTGWTQADAAAQPLEDVFAVINEHTQQRIDNPATSALREGAIMGLANHTVLLSKDGRSIPIDDSAAPIRDRSGRVVGCVLIFRDVAEKRRADRELAESRANLQAADRRKDEFLATLAHELRNPLAPIRNSLQIMRLAGDDKPVVEQAVATMERQVDQMVHLVDDLLDVARISRGKIELRRERVELAGIVQQAVDLCRPLAENMRHEIRVSLPAEPLHLQADAVRLSQVLGNLIHNACKYTERGGRIELVAEPHDGELVVAIKDTGIGIPPDMLPRVFEMFTQVDQTRERAQGGLGIGLTLAKELVEMHGGTIEVHSEGRGRGTEVVVRLPLMVEHQSGRERVPSQPGHTSPVWRILVVDDNEDSAESLSMLLRLQGHDSSTAHDGPRAIELAEQIRPELVLLDIGLPRMNGLEVCRRIREQAWGRTMIVVALTGWGQEEDRLRSKEAGFDHHLVKPVQFAELTRMIASLAVAPCTPPG; this is encoded by the coding sequence ATGACGGCTTTCGGGCAGACCCTCAAAAGCTCCAACGGTGTACCGACCGCGCTGCTGATCGCGGCGGTTGCGACGACGGCGATCGTCGTCATGCGCTGGCTGCTCGATCCCTGGCTCCCTGGCCAGTTTCCATTCGTGACGACCTTCTCTGCCGTTGCAGCGGCGGCCTACTACGGCGGGTGGCTGCCGGCGTTGCTGTCGGCGGTGTTCGGCTTCATTGCTTGCGGGCTGCTGTTCACGCCGCTCGCCCAGGCGACGCCGGTGCAGCAGCAGCTAGTGGGATTCGGCGTGTACGCCGTGACCTGCTCGGTACTGATCATCCTTGCGGAAGCCACGCGCAACGCACAGCGAGTCATGCACGCCGAGCACGAGCGGCTCAGCACGACGCTGGCAAGCATTGGCGACGGCGTGATCACGACGGACGCCGATGCGCGCGTCATCTACCTCAACGGTGTGGCCGAGGCACTTACCGGCTGGACGCAGGCGGACGCCGCGGCTCAGCCGCTCGAAGACGTGTTCGCCGTCATCAACGAGCACACGCAGCAGAGGATCGACAACCCGGCGACGAGCGCGCTGCGCGAAGGCGCAATCATGGGACTCGCAAACCATACTGTGCTGCTGTCGAAAGATGGCCGTTCGATCCCGATCGATGACAGCGCCGCGCCGATCCGCGACCGCAGCGGCCGGGTGGTCGGCTGCGTGCTGATCTTCCGCGACGTCGCCGAAAAAAGGCGCGCCGACCGCGAGCTCGCCGAATCGCGGGCCAATCTGCAGGCGGCCGACCGGCGCAAGGACGAATTCCTGGCCACGCTCGCGCACGAGCTACGCAATCCGCTTGCGCCCATCCGCAACTCGCTGCAGATCATGCGGCTTGCGGGCGATGACAAGCCTGTCGTCGAACAGGCCGTTGCAACCATGGAGCGACAGGTCGACCAGATGGTGCACCTGGTCGACGATCTGCTCGACGTGGCCAGGATCAGCCGCGGCAAGATCGAGCTCCGGCGTGAGCGTGTCGAGCTTGCCGGAATCGTTCAGCAGGCCGTCGATCTTTGCCGGCCGCTGGCGGAGAACATGCGGCACGAGATCCGCGTATCGCTGCCGGCCGAGCCGCTCCACTTGCAGGCGGACGCGGTGCGCCTTTCGCAGGTACTCGGCAATCTGATCCACAACGCGTGCAAGTACACGGAGCGCGGTGGCCGGATCGAGCTCGTCGCGGAGCCTCACGACGGCGAGCTCGTCGTCGCCATCAAGGATACCGGCATCGGAATTCCGCCCGACATGTTGCCTCGCGTCTTCGAGATGTTCACGCAGGTCGACCAGACCCGCGAGCGTGCTCAAGGCGGGCTCGGCATCGGTCTTACGCTTGCGAAAGAGCTCGTCGAGATGCACGGCGGCACCATCGAGGTGCATAGCGAAGGTCGCGGGCGTGGAACCGAGGTCGTCGTACGGCTTCCGCTGATGGTCGAGCACCAATCGGGCCGCGAGCGTGTGCCGTCACAGCCGGGGCACACGTCGCCGGTCTGGCGCATTCTCGTCGTCGACGACAACGAGGACAGCGCGGAATCGTTGTCGATGCTGCTCAGGCTGCAGGGGCACGATTCGAGCACCGCGCACGACGGGCCGAGGGCCATCGAGCTTGCCGAGCAGATCCGGCCGGAGCTCGTGCTCCTCGATATCGGGCTTCCGCGCATGAACGGGCTCGAGGTGTGCCGCCGGATTCGCGAGCAGGCCTGGGGCAGGACGATGATCGTCGTCGCGCTCACCGGCTGGGGGCAGGAGGAAGATCGCCTCCGGTCGAAAGAAGCAGGGTTTGATCATCACCTGGTCAAGCCGGTGCAGTTTGCGGAGCTGACCAGGATGATCGCGTCGCTGGCAGTGGCGCCGTGCACGCCGCCGGGGTAA
- a CDS encoding dihydrofolate reductase family protein, whose protein sequence is MNQSLDGYVDHTAFAPDRTLFRYFIEEARQQAGSVYGRRMYEVMRYWDDEHPEWDADERAFAAAWRQQPKWVVSRSLQSVGPNATLVDENLEGAIRRLKAERDGEIEVAGPHLAQSLGELGLIDEYRIYLHPVALGHGKPYFAGPRPRLRLLSNERVGEDVIRLTYAPA, encoded by the coding sequence ATGAACCAGTCGCTCGACGGCTACGTCGACCATACGGCCTTTGCGCCCGATCGGACGCTGTTTCGCTACTTCATCGAGGAGGCTCGACAGCAGGCGGGCAGCGTGTACGGTCGGCGGATGTATGAGGTGATGCGTTACTGGGACGACGAGCATCCGGAATGGGATGCGGACGAGCGCGCCTTCGCGGCCGCCTGGCGACAGCAGCCGAAATGGGTCGTCTCGCGCTCACTCCAGTCGGTTGGTCCCAACGCTACGCTTGTCGACGAGAATCTCGAGGGTGCCATTCGCAGATTGAAGGCCGAACGCGACGGCGAGATCGAAGTTGCCGGTCCGCACCTGGCGCAGAGTCTCGGCGAGCTCGGCCTGATCGATGAGTATCGAATCTACCTGCACCCTGTCGCGCTGGGTCACGGCAAGCCGTATTTCGCAGGACCGCGCCCGCGGCTTCGGCTTCTGAGCAATGAGCGAGTTGGCGAGGATGTGATCCGGCTGACCTACGCTCCTGCTTGA
- a CDS encoding SDR family NAD(P)-dependent oxidoreductase — protein MTQALPVALVSGVGPGTGAAIARRFARGGYAVAMLARNKERLVALEHEIDNARGYACDVTDEAQVEATLQQVASELGAPKVLVHNAVGGAFGTFLEIEPDVLNQNFQVNTMALLHLARRTAPAMIEAGEGAIIVTGNTSALRGRQKFAGFAPTKAAQRILAETMARDLGPKGVHVAYVVIDAVIDVEWTRAMLSKPEGDPFFAQPSAIAEEVWHVAHQDRSCWSFHVEVRPFGESW, from the coding sequence ATGACACAAGCCCTCCCCGTAGCGCTGGTCAGTGGCGTCGGACCCGGAACAGGAGCGGCGATCGCGCGCCGCTTCGCACGCGGCGGCTACGCCGTCGCAATGCTCGCGCGCAACAAGGAGCGGCTCGTCGCGCTCGAGCACGAGATCGACAATGCGCGTGGATACGCATGCGACGTGACGGACGAAGCACAGGTCGAAGCCACGCTGCAACAGGTTGCGAGCGAGCTCGGTGCTCCGAAGGTGCTCGTTCACAATGCCGTCGGCGGTGCCTTCGGAACGTTTCTCGAGATCGAGCCGGACGTTCTGAACCAGAACTTTCAGGTCAATACGATGGCGCTTCTCCATCTTGCAAGAAGGACCGCGCCGGCGATGATCGAGGCAGGCGAAGGCGCCATCATCGTGACCGGAAATACGTCGGCGCTGCGAGGGCGGCAGAAGTTCGCCGGCTTTGCACCGACCAAGGCGGCGCAGCGGATCCTGGCCGAAACGATGGCGCGCGACCTCGGCCCGAAAGGAGTGCACGTGGCCTACGTCGTCATCGATGCAGTGATCGACGTCGAGTGGACGCGCGCAATGCTGTCGAAGCCCGAGGGGGATCCGTTCTTCGCGCAGCCGTCCGCGATCGCCGAGGAGGTGTGGCACGTCGCGCACCAGGACCGGTCATGCTGGTCGTTCCACGTCGAGGTGCGGCCGTTCGGCGAGAGCTGGTGA
- a CDS encoding MFS transporter: MLRRRAQVALAVLFAINLMNFVDRQILGAVGEDIRKQWQLSDTALGTLGTAFTLIYAVVGLPFGRLADKLRRTHILAGGVFAWSLLTAASGICTSFTQLFVVRLGVGLGEASCAPAAASLIGDLFPAHERSRALSIYMLGLPLGIAASFLAGGYIAKTWGWQAAFFLASAPGVLCSIAALALIHEPARGAAEAHDIGEVVRAGSPIRLVLSIPSMWPIVLSGALHNFNMYAIGSFIAPLLIRYHHVNIAEAGYYSMFVFGLSGIPGLIFGGMLADRLTRRWPGGRMTLSAMAFLVAAPLTYVAIDAPPSSPMGFAFPMTLGVAAMYVYYSTTYSTIQDLVEPSLRGMAMATYFFAMYLLGASLGPIVMGRLSDHYMLAAAAAAGVSATSGPALEAFKGDGLRRAMYVIPALNLLLTVCMLAAARMVPRDIEAVRQWMRESAERRDPAGSHASPLQTRSSLGMSSRS, encoded by the coding sequence ATGCTCCGCAGACGAGCCCAGGTCGCGCTCGCGGTCCTGTTCGCGATCAACCTGATGAACTTCGTCGACCGCCAGATCCTCGGAGCGGTCGGTGAAGACATCCGAAAACAGTGGCAGCTGAGCGACACCGCGCTCGGCACTCTCGGCACGGCATTTACGCTGATCTACGCGGTCGTCGGCCTCCCGTTCGGACGGCTGGCGGACAAGCTGCGACGCACGCACATCCTCGCCGGCGGAGTGTTCGCATGGAGCCTGCTCACTGCGGCTTCGGGCATCTGCACGAGCTTCACACAATTGTTCGTCGTGCGCCTTGGAGTAGGCCTCGGTGAGGCATCGTGCGCACCGGCGGCGGCGTCGCTGATCGGCGATCTGTTTCCAGCCCACGAACGTTCCCGGGCTCTTTCCATCTACATGCTCGGTCTCCCGCTCGGGATCGCCGCAAGCTTTCTTGCCGGCGGGTACATCGCGAAGACCTGGGGCTGGCAGGCAGCTTTCTTTCTCGCGTCCGCGCCGGGGGTCCTGTGCTCGATTGCAGCGCTTGCCCTGATCCACGAGCCCGCGCGCGGCGCTGCCGAAGCGCATGACATCGGTGAGGTCGTGCGCGCCGGCTCGCCGATCAGGCTGGTGCTGTCGATCCCGAGCATGTGGCCGATCGTGCTCTCGGGTGCGCTCCACAACTTCAACATGTACGCCATCGGTTCGTTCATCGCGCCGCTGCTGATCCGCTACCATCACGTGAATATCGCCGAGGCCGGCTACTATTCGATGTTCGTCTTCGGCCTTTCGGGCATTCCCGGATTGATCTTCGGCGGAATGCTCGCCGATCGGCTCACCAGACGGTGGCCGGGAGGGCGCATGACCCTTTCTGCGATGGCATTCCTCGTCGCGGCGCCGCTGACGTACGTCGCCATCGATGCGCCACCGTCGAGCCCGATGGGCTTCGCATTCCCGATGACCCTCGGCGTCGCGGCGATGTACGTTTACTACTCGACGACGTACTCGACGATCCAGGATCTGGTCGAGCCGTCGCTGCGCGGCATGGCGATGGCCACGTACTTCTTCGCCATGTATCTGCTCGGGGCTTCGCTCGGCCCCATCGTCATGGGCCGCCTGAGCGATCACTACATGCTGGCGGCAGCCGCAGCCGCGGGCGTTTCCGCGACCAGCGGCCCCGCGCTCGAAGCGTTCAAGGGCGACGGCCTGCGCCGCGCGATGTACGTGATTCCTGCGCTCAACCTTCTACTCACGGTGTGCATGCTGGCCGCGGCCCGTATGGTACCGCGCGACATCGAAGCAGTACGTCAATGGATGCGGGAATCGGCCGAACGCCGCGATCCGGCCGGATCGCATGCGTCGCCGCTTCAGACCCGCAGCAGCCTCGGAATGTCCTCCAGAAGCTGA
- a CDS encoding ATP-binding protein, whose amino-acid sequence MAEEDLKARVVELEAELSRLRELESVPYRAVVEDMSELVVRWKPDGTRLFVNDAYCRLFGATRETLIGSTFWPLISDDDRREVHDRIAALSYESPVSTGQHRAIGPGGTVIWMEWVDRAIYDREHRLVELQSVGRDITARVHLEDQARRVVRGDAAARASAAIAHDLRSLLLVIGGFASLEVRKQDDVASLETVRTAVKAADRLLTQLSQVRHGVTVEPQRIDVSERVSQLRSLLREIIGRGVRLELKRPAELCEIVCDPTQIDQILLNLARNAVEAMPTGGALVIETDLVSDPGVTMQHEDGSVVRHVHLRVTDTGTGISDAILTRIFDVGISTKPGGHGLGLATVKAIVESHGGSIRVRSGGHGTTFDIAFPAAD is encoded by the coding sequence ATGGCCGAAGAAGACCTCAAAGCACGCGTCGTCGAGCTCGAAGCGGAACTCTCGCGGCTGCGCGAGCTCGAAAGCGTCCCATACCGCGCCGTCGTCGAAGACATGTCCGAGCTGGTGGTGCGCTGGAAGCCCGACGGCACGAGGCTGTTCGTCAACGACGCGTACTGCCGGCTGTTCGGCGCCACGCGCGAGACACTGATCGGAAGCACCTTCTGGCCGCTCATCAGCGACGACGACCGGCGCGAGGTGCACGATCGCATCGCGGCGCTCAGTTATGAGAGCCCGGTTTCGACCGGGCAGCATCGCGCGATCGGCCCGGGTGGAACCGTGATCTGGATGGAATGGGTCGATCGAGCGATCTACGACCGCGAGCATCGGCTGGTCGAGTTGCAGTCGGTCGGACGCGATATCACCGCTCGCGTCCACCTCGAGGACCAGGCGCGACGGGTTGTTCGCGGCGATGCCGCCGCACGCGCGTCGGCTGCGATAGCGCACGACCTGCGCAGTCTCCTGCTGGTCATCGGAGGATTTGCTTCACTCGAGGTGAGGAAGCAGGACGACGTCGCGTCGCTCGAAACCGTGCGCACCGCCGTCAAAGCTGCTGACCGCCTGCTCACGCAGCTGAGCCAGGTCCGGCACGGCGTGACGGTCGAGCCGCAGCGAATCGATGTCAGCGAGCGCGTTTCGCAGCTACGCAGCCTGCTGCGGGAGATCATCGGCCGCGGCGTGCGGCTCGAGCTCAAACGTCCTGCTGAGCTCTGCGAGATCGTCTGCGATCCGACCCAGATCGACCAGATCCTGCTCAATCTCGCACGCAATGCGGTCGAGGCGATGCCGACGGGCGGAGCGCTCGTCATCGAGACCGACCTCGTGTCGGACCCCGGCGTGACCATGCAGCATGAAGACGGAAGTGTCGTGCGCCATGTGCATCTGCGCGTCACGGATACGGGCACCGGCATCAGCGACGCGATCCTGACACGCATCTTCGACGTCGGAATCTCGACCAAGCCGGGTGGTCACGGGCTCGGGCTCGCCACGGTCAAGGCGATCGTCGAGAGCCACGGCGGCAGCATCCGCGTACGGTCCGGCGGGCACGGAACGACGTTCGACATCGCGTTTCCGGCTGCCGATTGA
- a CDS encoding pirin family protein produces the protein MQSNTLKSNQAGDVADRKVTSVVTAHRQREGAGFIVRRPFPGLALRHADPFLLLDEMGPVDYAPGKAVGAPDHPHRGFETVTYVLDGEMEHEDSAGHRGRIGAGDVQWMTAGRGIVHSEMPSRALRERGGRMHGFQLWVNLPARDKMMAPRYQEVPRSTIPEAATPDGRARVRVIAGEALGASAVIETRTPIMFLHWTFEPGSAAEAAVPADHAAYVYVFEGALRVGDRIVNDGELALLGEGDMVRMSADVAAQALLLSGAPLGEPVVQYGPFVMNTEREIAQAIEDYRAGRLGQIARGA, from the coding sequence ATGCAATCGAATACTCTCAAATCGAATCAGGCCGGCGACGTAGCCGATCGAAAAGTTACTTCCGTCGTCACGGCTCACCGGCAGCGCGAAGGCGCCGGCTTCATCGTGCGCCGGCCGTTCCCGGGGCTGGCGCTCCGGCATGCGGATCCGTTTCTGCTGCTCGACGAGATGGGGCCGGTCGATTACGCGCCCGGTAAAGCCGTCGGCGCGCCGGATCATCCGCATCGCGGATTCGAGACCGTCACCTACGTGCTCGACGGAGAGATGGAGCACGAGGACTCCGCCGGCCACCGCGGACGGATCGGCGCCGGCGACGTGCAATGGATGACTGCCGGACGCGGCATCGTGCATTCGGAGATGCCTTCGCGCGCTTTACGTGAGCGCGGCGGCCGGATGCACGGCTTCCAGCTGTGGGTCAATCTTCCGGCGCGCGACAAGATGATGGCGCCGCGATATCAGGAGGTCCCTCGCTCGACGATTCCCGAGGCGGCCACGCCGGACGGACGTGCACGGGTGCGCGTCATCGCCGGCGAAGCGCTCGGAGCATCGGCCGTCATCGAGACGCGCACGCCGATCATGTTCCTGCACTGGACGTTCGAGCCGGGCAGCGCCGCCGAAGCAGCGGTTCCTGCAGATCACGCGGCGTACGTGTACGTTTTCGAAGGCGCATTGCGGGTGGGCGATCGCATCGTAAACGACGGCGAGCTCGCCCTTCTCGGCGAAGGCGACATGGTCCGCATGTCCGCCGATGTCGCGGCGCAGGCACTGCTTCTGAGCGGAGCTCCGCTCGGCGAGCCGGTCGTGCAGTACGGGCCGTTCGTGATGAACACCGAGCGCGAGATCGCGCAGGCAATCGAGGACTATCGCGCGGGACGGCTCGGCCAGATTGCACGCGGCGCGTGA
- a CDS encoding enoyl-CoA hydratase, whose product MTSDAVILVDKADGLALVTLNRPHAMNALSRELRGAIAETFAELEADPDVRVAILTGKGRAFCAGLDLKELGGGTDSVQGTVETADPVRSIGQFSGPVIAAINGVAITGGFELAIACDVLVCSTEARFADTHGRVGILPGWGLSQKLSRTIGIYRAKELSLTGNFLSAAQAADWGLVNRVVEPEDLLPVCRRLAADMLSLEPECLAAYKRLIDDGYAQSFAESLRTEARVCAETNRNVRPDQIEARREAIRLRGKAQTGNT is encoded by the coding sequence ATGACATCAGACGCTGTAATCCTCGTCGACAAGGCCGACGGCCTCGCGCTCGTCACTCTGAATCGCCCTCATGCCATGAACGCGCTGTCACGGGAGTTGCGCGGAGCGATCGCGGAAACGTTTGCAGAGCTCGAAGCGGACCCGGACGTGCGCGTTGCGATCCTCACCGGTAAAGGCCGCGCGTTCTGCGCCGGACTGGATCTGAAAGAGCTCGGCGGCGGCACCGACTCGGTTCAGGGGACGGTCGAAACAGCCGATCCGGTTCGCTCGATTGGACAGTTTTCGGGTCCGGTCATCGCTGCGATCAATGGCGTCGCGATTACCGGAGGCTTCGAGCTCGCGATCGCTTGCGACGTGCTTGTGTGCTCCACCGAAGCCCGGTTCGCCGACACGCACGGGCGCGTCGGAATCCTCCCGGGATGGGGCCTGTCGCAGAAACTGTCGCGTACGATCGGCATCTACCGTGCAAAGGAGCTTTCGCTGACCGGCAACTTTCTGAGCGCCGCGCAGGCAGCAGACTGGGGTCTGGTAAACCGCGTCGTCGAGCCCGAGGATCTGCTTCCGGTTTGTCGCCGCCTCGCCGCAGACATGCTGTCTCTCGAGCCGGAATGCCTGGCTGCCTACAAACGCCTGATCGACGACGGCTACGCGCAGAGCTTCGCAGAGTCGCTGAGGACCGAAGCCCGCGTCTGCGCCGAGACCAATCGCAACGTACGCCCGGATCAGATCGAAGCCCGGCGAGAGGCCATCCGCCTGCGGGGAAAAGCGCAGACTGGAAACACCTGA
- a CDS encoding dienelactone hydrolase family protein: MIEQTVEIPTADGSCTTFIAHPDRGGPHPPILFYMDSPAIREELRDMARRLASSGYYVVLPNMYYRSGVMELGPIDRTPDGPWLTRMFQLMGSINIPLVMDDTDALLAFIDTQAAAKKGRIGTLGYCMSGQYALSAAGRYPDRVAAAASIYGILLMTDAPDSPHLAVRKAKGEIYVACAEHDQWAPLTMVHALAADFREHGVNGEVEIYAGTEHGFAFPQRPIYDKSSAERHWTRLLALFSRNL, from the coding sequence ATGATCGAGCAAACCGTCGAGATCCCGACTGCGGACGGCTCCTGCACCACTTTCATTGCACATCCGGACCGCGGTGGTCCGCACCCACCCATACTCTTCTACATGGATTCACCGGCGATCCGCGAGGAGTTGCGCGACATGGCGCGCCGTCTCGCTTCATCCGGATACTACGTCGTGCTGCCGAACATGTACTACCGTTCGGGAGTAATGGAGCTCGGACCGATCGATCGCACGCCGGACGGCCCGTGGCTGACGCGAATGTTTCAGCTCATGGGCTCAATCAACATCCCCCTGGTCATGGACGACACCGACGCATTGCTGGCATTCATCGACACGCAAGCGGCGGCGAAGAAAGGCAGGATCGGTACGCTCGGCTACTGCATGAGCGGACAGTACGCGCTCAGCGCCGCCGGAAGGTACCCGGATCGCGTTGCGGCAGCCGCGTCCATCTACGGAATCCTGCTCATGACCGATGCACCCGACAGCCCGCACCTTGCGGTCCGAAAGGCGAAGGGCGAAATCTACGTCGCGTGCGCAGAGCATGACCAGTGGGCGCCGCTGACGATGGTCCATGCGCTCGCTGCGGACTTCCGGGAGCACGGCGTTAACGGCGAAGTCGAGATCTATGCCGGCACCGAACACGGCTTCGCGTTCCCGCAACGCCCGATTTACGACAAGTCCTCGGCCGAGCGCCACTGGACGAGGTTGCTTGCGCTTTTTTCCCGGAACCTTTGA